From Suricata suricatta isolate VVHF042 chromosome 1, meerkat_22Aug2017_6uvM2_HiC, whole genome shotgun sequence, a single genomic window includes:
- the SPATA4 gene encoding spermatogenesis-associated protein 4 isoform X1 yields the protein MTAAGPGGRLLTLPAAAPPKSASRSLQPAAPIRGKPKKCVVYPHPPKSSRLSPSVLRWLQGLDLTFFPRNVNRDFSNGFLIAEIFTVYYPRDLKLTSFQNGTSLKVKLANWAQLEKFLARKRLKLPKELIHGTIHCKVGVPEILVQEIYTLLTHREIKSIRDDLVNFTDYSYQMRLPLVPRSTASRVIKDNIRLSEIKSNPNILTNELKAEFLCLLQMMQRKLSRKLNPKWFEVKPTVGEFTLDHLPTHISERKRNSPISRKEAAPVLRRDLQTTKSCFSHLGLRPAQK from the exons ATGACTGCCGCCGGCCCCGGAGGAAGGCTTTTGACTCTGCCGGCGGCAGCCCCACCAAAGTCGGCGTCACGTTCGCTACAGCCAGCAGCTCCCATCCGAGGGAAGCCTAAAAAATGTGTGGTCTATCCGCACCCACCGAAGAGCTCCCGCCTGTCTCCGTCGGTTCTGCGCTGGCTGCAGGGCCTGGATCTCACCTTCTTCCCCAGGAACGTCAACAG GGATTTTTCAAATGGCTTCCTGATTGCAGAAATATTCACTGTATATTACCCCAGGGACCTTAAATTGACATCCTTTCAAAATGGAACTTCTCTGAAAGTCAAGTTGGCTAACTGGGCACAGTTGGAGAAG TTCCTGGCAAGAAAAAGACTTAAATTACCTAAGGAGCTAATCCATGGAACAATTCACTGCAAAGTCGGAGTACCTGAAATATTAGTACAAGAGATTTATACTTTGTTAACACATAGAGA aattaAAAGCATCCGGGATGACCTTGTGAATTTCACAGACTACAGTTACCAGATGCGTTTGCCGCTGGTTCCTAGGTCTACAGCTTCAAGGGTGATTAAAGATAACATTAGGTTATCAGAGATAAAAAGCAATCCCAACATACTCACCAATGAACTTAAAGCAGAGTTCCTCTGCCTGTTACAAATGATGCAAAGAAAATTAAGCAGAAAACTGAATCCAA AATGGTTTGAAGTCAAACCAACAGTGGGAGAATTTACTCTTGATCACCTTCCTACCCACATCTCTGAGCGCAAACGTAATTCTCCTATTTCAAGGAAAGAAGCAGCTCCTGTCTTAc
- the SPATA4 gene encoding spermatogenesis-associated protein 4 isoform X2, protein MTAAGPGGRLLTLPAAAPPKSASRSLQPAAPIRGKPKKCVVYPHPPKSSRLSPSVLRWLQGLDLTFFPRNVNRDFSNGFLIAEIFTVYYPRDLKLTSFQNGTSLKVKLANWAQLEKFLARKRLKLPKELIHGTIHCKVGVPEILVQEIYTLLTHREIKSIRDDLVNFTDYSYQMRLPLVPRSTASRVIKDNIRLSEIKSNPNILTNELKAEFLCLLQMMQRKLSRKLNPKWFEVKPTVGEFTLDHLPTHISERKRNSPISRKEAAPVLLACDFQDEHY, encoded by the exons ATGACTGCCGCCGGCCCCGGAGGAAGGCTTTTGACTCTGCCGGCGGCAGCCCCACCAAAGTCGGCGTCACGTTCGCTACAGCCAGCAGCTCCCATCCGAGGGAAGCCTAAAAAATGTGTGGTCTATCCGCACCCACCGAAGAGCTCCCGCCTGTCTCCGTCGGTTCTGCGCTGGCTGCAGGGCCTGGATCTCACCTTCTTCCCCAGGAACGTCAACAG GGATTTTTCAAATGGCTTCCTGATTGCAGAAATATTCACTGTATATTACCCCAGGGACCTTAAATTGACATCCTTTCAAAATGGAACTTCTCTGAAAGTCAAGTTGGCTAACTGGGCACAGTTGGAGAAG TTCCTGGCAAGAAAAAGACTTAAATTACCTAAGGAGCTAATCCATGGAACAATTCACTGCAAAGTCGGAGTACCTGAAATATTAGTACAAGAGATTTATACTTTGTTAACACATAGAGA aattaAAAGCATCCGGGATGACCTTGTGAATTTCACAGACTACAGTTACCAGATGCGTTTGCCGCTGGTTCCTAGGTCTACAGCTTCAAGGGTGATTAAAGATAACATTAGGTTATCAGAGATAAAAAGCAATCCCAACATACTCACCAATGAACTTAAAGCAGAGTTCCTCTGCCTGTTACAAATGATGCAAAGAAAATTAAGCAGAAAACTGAATCCAA AATGGTTTGAAGTCAAACCAACAGTGGGAGAATTTACTCTTGATCACCTTCCTACCCACATCTCTGAGCGCAAACGTAATTCTCCTATTTCAAGGAAAGAAGCAGCTCCTGTCTTAc TCGCGTGTGACTTCCAAGATGAGCATTACTAA